In Haladaptatus cibarius D43, the sequence TTTGCTCGTCGTTCAGCGATTCGGGCGTCACGACTTGCACCTTCACGTAGAGGTCGCCGTTTCCTCGCCGTCGAAGTCGAGGCATTCCTTTTCCTTTCAGGCGGAACGTCTCGCCGCTTTGGGTGCCCGACGGAACGTCCATCTCGACCGACCCGTCGAGCGTTGCAATCTCGATTTCGTCGCCGAACACAGCCTGTGGGAACGAAAGGGGTTTCCGATAGAACAGGTCTGCGCCCTCGCGCTCGAAGTCCGGATGGTCGTTCACTCGAATTTCGATGAGCAGGTCACCGTTCGGCCCGCCGTTTTCGCCCGGCGCACCTTCGCCTTCCATCTGGAGCGTCTGTCCGTCGGCGATACCCGCCGGAATATCGACGTTCAGCGTCGCTCGACGGTGAACCACGCCATCCCCGCCGCAGTCGCCACACGTTTCCTCGTACAGTTCACCCTCGCCGCTACAGCGGCCGCAGGTTCGAGACTGCTGGACACGACCGAACGGCGTCTGTTGAATTTGTGTGACCTGCCCCTGTCCCTGACACTCCGGACAGGTTTTCACGTCGGTTCCTTTGGGATGGCCCTTTCCGTCGCAGGTGTCACAGCGTTCCGGACGCCGAACCGACACCTGCTTTTTCACGCCTTCGAAGGCATCTTCGAGGTCGATTTCCACGCCGGTTCGCAGGTTCGAACCCTGTCGCGGACGGTTTGGATTGCGTCCGCCACCGCCGCCGAAGAACTGTTCGAAGATGTCGCCCATGCCGCCCATTCCGCCACCGCCGCCGCCGCCGAACGGATTGCCGCCGCCAGCGCCACCGCCTCTGCCGTCGAAGCCACCGCGCTTTTGGGCCTGTTCGAATCGGTCGTGGCCCATCTGGTCGTAGGCTTGTCGCTTCTCGTCGTCAGAGAGCACTTCCTTTGCCTTTTTGACCTTCTTGAACTTTTCTTCCGCGTCCGGTTCGTCGCTCACGTCCGGATGGTACTGGGCCGCCTTCTTTCGATACGCGCTCTTGATGTCGCTCTCGTCGGCGTCCCGACTCACACCGAGCACGTCGTAGAAATCCTCACTCATCAGTTATCCTCAGTAAAGTAGGGGAATACTTGAATCGCCCGTCTATTCGTCGCTGTCGTCGTCCACGTCTTCGAAGTCGGCGTCCACGTACTCGTCTGCGTTCTGGTCGTCAGCACCGGCACCTGCGCCCGCACCGGGTCCGGCACCGCCCATGCCGCCAGGGCCAGCGCCGCCGCCCATTCCGCCGGGACCTGCGGCACCGGCCTGTTGGGCTTGCTCCTGTTGCTGGTACATTTGCTTGCCGATTTCCTGAAGCGCCTTGCTCAGGTCTTCCGTCGCGGCTTCGAGTTCGTCTTTGTCCACGTCCTCAGCTTCGAGCGTCTCTTGGACGTCTTCGATTGCATCCCGGATGTCGGCTTCGAGTTCCTCGTCGATGTTCTCCTCGTTCTCTTCGAGGAGCGTCTCGGCGCGCTGAATCGCGCCTTCGGCGGCGTTGCGCGCTTCGATGAGTTCACGCCGTTCTTTGTCCTCTTCTGCGTGCTGTTCTGCTTCTTCCTGCATGCGCTCGACTTCGTCGTCCGAGAGACCGGCGCCACCTTCGATGGTGATTTCCTCGCTGTTGCCCGAACCGTGGTCTTCGGCGGAGACGTTGACGATACCGTTTTCGTCGATGTTGAACGCGACTTCGATTTGCGGCGTTCCGGCGGGTGCTGGCGGAATGCCTGCGAGGTGGAACTCGCCGAGCAGTTCGTTGTCTTGTGCCATCTCGCGCTCACCCTGGAAGACGCGCACCTGCACCGAGGTCTGGTTGGCTGCTGCGGTCGTGAAGATTTTTGATTCTTCAGTTGGGATGGTCGTGTTCTTGTCGATGAGACGCTCGAACAGGCCACCTTTCACTTCGATACCGAGCGAGAGCGGCGTCACGTCGAGCAGCACGATGTCGTCCACGTCGCCGGAGAGGACGCCGCCCTGAATCGCCGCGCCGAGCGCGACTGCTTCGTCGGGGTTGACGTTCTTTTTCGGTTCCTGTCCGGTGAGTTCTTCGACCTGTTCCGCGACCTGCGGCATGCGGGTCGAACCGCCGACGAGGATAACCTCGTCGATGTCGCCCTTGTCGTAGCCCGCGTCCGAAAGCGCCTGTTCGGTCGGTTCGACCGTGCGGTCGATGAGGTCGTCCGTCAGCGATTCGAACTTCGCACGGGTGAGACTGTTTTCCAAGTGAACCGGGCCGTTGTCCGTCGCGGTGACGAACGGGAGGTTGATGTCCGTCTCCTTTCGACTGCTGAGTTCGATTTTCGCCTCTTCGGCCGCGTCCTTGAGTCGCTGGAGCGCCTGCCGGTCGTCGCGGAGGTCGATACCATGTTCAGATTCGAACTCCTTGGCGAGATAGTCGATGATGGCGTGGTCCCAGTCGTCGCCACCGAGGTCGTTGTCACCGTTCGTGGCGACCACTTCGTAGACGCCACCACCCAAATCGAGGATGGAAACGTCGAACGTTCCTCCACCGAGGTCGTAGACGAGAACCGTCTGGTCGGACTCGTCGTCAAGTCCGTACGCCATCGACGCGGCGGTCGGTTCGTTGACGATGCGCTCTACGTCGAAGCCAGCGATTTCACCAGCGTTCTTGGTCGCCTGTCGCTGTTTGTCGTTGAAGTAGGCGGGAACCGTGATGACCGCCTTTTCCACGTCGTCGCCGAGATACTCCTCGGCGTCTCGTTTGATTTTCTGGAGAATCATCGCCGAAATCTGTTCCGGCGTGTACTCCTCGCCTTCGATTTCGACGCTGTAGTCCTCGTCGCCCATGTGGCGCTTGATGGACTGAATCGTCTTCTCGGGGTTCTGAACGGCCTGATTTTTCGCCGGTTTCCCCACGAGACGCTCGCCGTCATCGGAGAACGCGACGACCGAGGCTGTCGTCCGGTCGCCTTCCCCGTTGACGATGATTTCAGGGTCGCCACCTTCCATTACCGCGAACGCGCTGTTCGTGGTACCGAGGTCGATACCGAGAATCTTGTTACTCGTCATTTGACGCTATCTTGCGCTTTCGCTCCTTTAAACCTTGCTACACAGGACGAACCGGGAAACGAATTGAATCGGACGCCCGCATGCGATTTTTATAAAATCGACAGACGGAAAAGAGGGGGTATATATGTTGACCGCAATCAGATTATTTCTGTATTATCTATTCGCTCACTAGAATTTACTACTCGTCGGAACCATCGCCGCTTCCGTCACTCACAGTGACTTGCGCGGCCTGCAAGACTTTATCGGCCATCTCGTAGCCCGGTTGGTACACGTCCGCGATGGTATCTTCGGGATGGTCGCTCTCGACCCGGAGCATCACTTCGTGGCGTTGTGGGTCAACCTCCGCACCCGGTTCGGGGTCGATTTCCGCGACGTTCTCGTCCTCGAACACGCGGTCGAGTTCCTTTAGCGTGAGTTCGACGCCACCGCGAAGACTCTCGACATCCTCGTGTTCTTCCTCGACGGCGCGTTTTAAGTTGTCTCGCACGTCGATAAGACGGTCGACGACGTCCTCTGTCGCGCGCTTTTCGAGTTGTTCTTGTCGCTTTTTCGCCCGCTTTTTGTAGTTCTGGAAGTCGGCTTGCTTTCGCTTCAGTCGCGTGCGAAGGTCGTCGATTTCGGTTTCCTGTTCCTGTCGTTCCGACTCGATGGCGACGAATCGCTCTTCGACAGTCCCCGCAAGGCTCTCGTCGTGAGCCGCGATTTCCGCGACGAGGTCGGCTTCTTCTGCGCTCAGTACGTCTTCGTCGGTCGGCTGTTCGCCCGTCGTGCTTTCGTCAGCCGGTTTCTCGCTTGGAGTGTCGTCTTCGACGTGGTCGTCGTCTGTCGTCTGGACAGGCTCCTCGGTCATACATACTGAAAGTCCGTGCGTGCGTTTAAGGGTTACAAAAACAGACCGCGGTCTACGAGAGCCAACCCAGTTCGATTCGAGTCAACAGGGAGACGAGCGTCTCGGCTGTAAGCGAATACCTCGGTCGACCGACCAGTCCGCTCAGGGGATCGTACTCGACCAACCCGCGATAGGAGAGGGTGGGAAGGCTGTTCTGCGACAGGTCGTCGAGAACTGATTCAAACGTTTCGTCGGGAACCGATTCGGGGGCGATTCCGTGTTCCAATCCGGCGACCTCTCTGGCGAGCACTTCCACTCCCATCGGAGCGTTCTCTGCGTGGCGAGTGAGCGAATAGAGGATGTACCGGTTTCGCTGTGCAGACAGGCTAACCACCACTGAACCGACAGACCCCCGAGCCATTCTCAGTCCCTTCCATAGTCGCCGTGAACGAATTTTAACCCCCGCAACCGTTTTCCATCGTTCAGTGTTCGTAATGCGAGGCGAGCACGGGACAACGACACCCGTATCCGAGCGTTCCGAACGACGAAACTGGATGTGGCTGTTTCATCGAACCCCGGTCGTCGGTAACGATGGCTTCG encodes:
- a CDS encoding nucleotide exchange factor GrpE; its protein translation is MTEEPVQTTDDDHVEDDTPSEKPADESTTGEQPTDEDVLSAEEADLVAEIAAHDESLAGTVEERFVAIESERQEQETEIDDLRTRLKRKQADFQNYKKRAKKRQEQLEKRATEDVVDRLIDVRDNLKRAVEEEHEDVESLRGGVELTLKELDRVFEDENVAEIDPEPGAEVDPQRHEVMLRVESDHPEDTIADVYQPGYEMADKVLQAAQVTVSDGSGDGSDE
- the dnaJ gene encoding molecular chaperone DnaJ — its product is MSEDFYDVLGVSRDADESDIKSAYRKKAAQYHPDVSDEPDAEEKFKKVKKAKEVLSDDEKRQAYDQMGHDRFEQAQKRGGFDGRGGGAGGGNPFGGGGGGGMGGMGDIFEQFFGGGGGRNPNRPRQGSNLRTGVEIDLEDAFEGVKKQVSVRRPERCDTCDGKGHPKGTDVKTCPECQGQGQVTQIQQTPFGRVQQSRTCGRCSGEGELYEETCGDCGGDGVVHRRATLNVDIPAGIADGQTLQMEGEGAPGENGGPNGDLLIEIRVNDHPDFEREGADLFYRKPLSFPQAVFGDEIEIATLDGSVEMDVPSGTQSGETFRLKGKGMPRLRRRGNGDLYVKVQVVTPESLNDEQKEALKAFAEAGGENVSVEKGFFERIKNSF
- the dnaK gene encoding molecular chaperone DnaK; its protein translation is MTSNKILGIDLGTTNSAFAVMEGGDPEIIVNGEGDRTTASVVAFSDDGERLVGKPAKNQAVQNPEKTIQSIKRHMGDEDYSVEIEGEEYTPEQISAMILQKIKRDAEEYLGDDVEKAVITVPAYFNDKQRQATKNAGEIAGFDVERIVNEPTAASMAYGLDDESDQTVLVYDLGGGTFDVSILDLGGGVYEVVATNGDNDLGGDDWDHAIIDYLAKEFESEHGIDLRDDRQALQRLKDAAEEAKIELSSRKETDINLPFVTATDNGPVHLENSLTRAKFESLTDDLIDRTVEPTEQALSDAGYDKGDIDEVILVGGSTRMPQVAEQVEELTGQEPKKNVNPDEAVALGAAIQGGVLSGDVDDIVLLDVTPLSLGIEVKGGLFERLIDKNTTIPTEESKIFTTAAANQTSVQVRVFQGEREMAQDNELLGEFHLAGIPPAPAGTPQIEVAFNIDENGIVNVSAEDHGSGNSEEITIEGGAGLSDDEVERMQEEAEQHAEEDKERRELIEARNAAEGAIQRAETLLEENEENIDEELEADIRDAIEDVQETLEAEDVDKDELEAATEDLSKALQEIGKQMYQQQEQAQQAGAAGPGGMGGGAGPGGMGGAGPGAGAGAGADDQNADEYVDADFEDVDDDSDE
- a CDS encoding DUF7344 domain-containing protein, translated to MARGSVGSVVVSLSAQRNRYILYSLTRHAENAPMGVEVLAREVAGLEHGIAPESVPDETFESVLDDLSQNSLPTLSYRGLVEYDPLSGLVGRPRYSLTAETLVSLLTRIELGWLS